In the Prochlorococcus sp. MIT 1307 genome, one interval contains:
- the rpsJ gene encoding 30S ribosomal protein S10 has protein sequence MSAAIAQQKIRIRLKAFDRRMLDLSCEKIIETADNTAATAIGPIPLPTKRKIYCVLRSPHVDKDSREHFETRTHRKLIDIYSPSAKTIDALMKLDLPSGVDIEVKL, from the coding sequence ATGTCTGCTGCCATTGCTCAACAAAAGATTCGTATTCGCCTTAAAGCCTTCGATAGACGAATGCTTGATCTTTCGTGTGAAAAAATTATAGAGACTGCTGATAATACTGCTGCCACTGCAATTGGTCCGATACCTCTTCCTACTAAAAGAAAAATTTATTGCGTCTTGAGGTCACCTCACGTTGACAAGGATTCAAGGGAGCATTTTGAAACACGTACTCATAGAAAGCTTATAGATATTTATAGCCCTTCTGCTAAGACGATTGATGCACTGATGAAGTTAGATTTACCAAGTGGCGTTGATATTGAAGTTAAGCTCTAA
- a CDS encoding LON peptidase substrate-binding domain-containing protein yields MTDLAVRELPLFPLPDVVLFPQEVLPLHIFESRYRIMLRSVLESDSRFGVVRWDPLNKTMSDVGCCAEIIKCHTSEDGRSNIITMGQQRFRILEVIREAPFATAMVSWIEDEEVKNSDELNKLSDAVLTALGDVVSLTGKLRDSQTVLPEDLPDLPRELSFWIAAHLAGPVAKEQQYLLELNNTFDRLQREFEMLDHTRKQLAARSVLKETFPNVDKANN; encoded by the coding sequence GTGACCGACCTGGCTGTCAGGGAGTTACCACTTTTTCCCCTGCCTGATGTAGTCCTTTTTCCACAAGAAGTTTTACCTCTGCATATATTTGAGTCTCGCTACAGAATTATGCTTAGGAGTGTGTTGGAGAGTGATAGCCGTTTTGGTGTTGTTCGCTGGGACCCACTGAACAAGACAATGTCAGACGTAGGTTGTTGTGCAGAAATTATCAAATGTCATACATCTGAAGATGGACGTAGCAACATCATCACAATGGGGCAGCAAAGATTCCGCATCCTTGAGGTGATTAGAGAAGCTCCTTTTGCTACTGCCATGGTTAGTTGGATCGAGGATGAAGAGGTCAAAAACTCTGATGAATTGAATAAGCTTTCGGATGCGGTTTTGACTGCTCTTGGAGATGTTGTTTCTCTAACAGGCAAATTGCGAGACTCGCAAACAGTATTACCTGAAGATCTCCCCGACTTGCCTAGGGAATTATCATTTTGGATTGCAGCTCATCTTGCAGGACCTGTAGCCAAGGAACAACAGTATTTATTGGAATTAAATAATACTTTTGATCGTTTGCAACGTGAATTCGAAATGTTAGATCACACTCGCAAACAACTTGCAGCTCGCTCAGTTCTTAAAGAGACCTTCCCTAATGTTGATAAGGCCAATAATTGA
- a CDS encoding methyltransferase domain-containing protein: MSISFWVFTSLIVLLVFYLLAWGTQVRRYTSSSTVANAYDSWTNDRLLEQLWGEHVHLGYYPDLGRGIDFRLAKIDFVHHLVRWSGLDQLPPGSRVLDVGCGIGGSSRILSREYGFDVIGITISHAQVQRAKELTPKDLLCHFEVMDALDLKFDQSSFDGVWSVEAGPHMPDKQLYADEMLRVLRPGGVLAVADWNSRESVTGIRSGFERFVMSQLLNQWAHPDFATIHGFRQNLINSRFSGGFVDSEDWTKFTLPSWIDSILEGFRRPGAVLSLGPGALLKGLREIPTIVLMRWAFANGLMQFGVFRSRG, from the coding sequence ATGAGTATTTCGTTTTGGGTATTCACTTCTCTCATCGTTCTATTGGTCTTTTATTTGTTGGCCTGGGGCACTCAAGTGAGAAGATACACCTCTAGTAGCACTGTTGCTAATGCATATGATTCTTGGACAAATGATCGGCTTTTAGAACAATTGTGGGGTGAGCATGTGCATCTTGGCTATTACCCTGATTTAGGCAGGGGAATTGATTTTCGGTTAGCAAAGATTGACTTTGTTCATCATTTAGTGCGATGGAGTGGTTTGGATCAACTCCCTCCTGGTTCGAGAGTTCTGGATGTTGGCTGTGGCATTGGCGGAAGTTCAAGAATTTTGTCTAGGGAGTACGGTTTTGATGTCATAGGAATAACAATTAGCCATGCACAAGTTCAGCGTGCAAAGGAGCTGACACCAAAGGATCTTCTGTGCCATTTTGAGGTAATGGATGCTCTCGATTTAAAGTTTGATCAGAGTAGTTTTGATGGTGTTTGGAGTGTTGAAGCTGGTCCTCATATGCCTGACAAGCAGCTTTATGCAGATGAAATGCTAAGAGTTCTTAGACCTGGTGGAGTTTTGGCTGTTGCAGATTGGAACTCAAGAGAATCAGTTACTGGAATTAGGAGCGGTTTCGAGAGGTTTGTTATGAGCCAACTCCTTAATCAATGGGCTCACCCTGATTTTGCAACTATTCATGGGTTCCGTCAAAATTTGATAAATAGTCGTTTCTCTGGTGGCTTTGTTGACAGCGAAGACTGGACAAAATTTACTTTGCCTTCCTGGATAGATTCTATTTTGGAAGGTTTTCGGCGTCCTGGCGCTGTTCTTAGTCTTGGCCCAGGAGCTTTGCTCAAGGGACTTAGAGAGATTCCAACAATTGTATTGATGCGATGGGCATTTGCTAATGGATTAATGCAATTTGGTGTTTTTCGTTCTCGTGGATAG
- the pheA gene encoding prephenate dehydratase, which produces MPTRVAFLGPEGTYAEKAAYSLIKLEKLDKPEFVPCVGLRSVIEHAAKKLCDVAVVPIENSVEGGVTATLDALWNYPNLFIRRALILPIRHCLLSSGSINEISEVLSHPQALAQCSGWLNKNLPNALQLPTNSTAEAVRMVKNSKFRAAIASKPEKSLRDLKELAYPINDVAGNRTRFVLLQHVVPLQKGNIASLAFSLKANEPGALLKALSYIANLGLNMSRIESRPSKRELGEYVFFVDLELSNSSEGSHLKLINTLEPLCEHLVNFGAYTSTEIDVN; this is translated from the coding sequence ATGCCGACTCGAGTGGCCTTTCTTGGACCTGAGGGGACCTACGCCGAAAAGGCCGCTTATAGCCTTATAAAGCTAGAAAAATTAGATAAGCCTGAGTTTGTTCCTTGTGTCGGGTTACGCTCAGTTATTGAACATGCTGCAAAGAAACTTTGTGATGTTGCAGTAGTTCCAATAGAAAACTCAGTAGAAGGTGGGGTGACTGCAACTCTTGATGCTCTCTGGAACTATCCAAATTTATTTATTCGGAGAGCATTAATACTTCCTATACGTCATTGCTTATTAAGTAGTGGATCAATAAATGAAATTTCTGAAGTTCTTTCTCATCCTCAAGCTCTTGCCCAATGCAGCGGGTGGTTGAATAAAAATCTCCCTAATGCACTTCAACTTCCAACAAACTCCACTGCTGAAGCAGTCCGAATGGTGAAAAATAGCAAATTTCGTGCGGCAATTGCCTCAAAGCCTGAAAAAAGCTTGAGAGACCTAAAAGAACTTGCTTACCCAATTAACGATGTTGCTGGGAACAGGACAAGATTTGTTTTACTGCAACATGTTGTTCCCCTCCAAAAGGGAAATATCGCTAGCCTCGCCTTTTCACTTAAAGCAAATGAACCTGGAGCACTATTAAAAGCTCTTTCTTATATTGCAAATCTAGGATTGAATATGAGCCGAATTGAATCCAGACCGTCTAAAAGAGAGCTAGGGGAATATGTTTTTTTTGTTGATCTAGAATTATCTAACTCTTCTGAAGGATCCCATCTTAAATTAATAAATACATTAGAACCTCTATGTGAACATCTAGTGAATTTTGGGGCTTACACAAGTACTGAAATAGATGTTAACTAA
- a CDS encoding DUF1997 domain-containing protein: MPLAFEARQKLDLPIKRNADRLSEYLLQQERVVGAMLDSKKLTLLGPGSYRYNVTSFKVFQLEVNPVVSIAAVNSEGALTMSATDSQLDGLGLVDDFVLTLNATLEATAQGLEGEALLGVTVSPPPLLRLIPGQVLESTGQSILSTILLGIKARVRQQLVDDFRNWCEE; this comes from the coding sequence ATGCCTCTGGCTTTCGAAGCTCGGCAGAAACTTGATCTCCCGATAAAGAGGAACGCAGATCGTCTCTCTGAATATCTCCTACAACAGGAGAGAGTGGTTGGTGCCATGTTGGATTCGAAAAAACTTACTCTGCTTGGCCCAGGAAGTTATAGATATAACGTCACCAGCTTTAAGGTGTTTCAGTTGGAAGTTAATCCAGTTGTATCAATAGCTGCCGTGAATAGTGAGGGCGCACTCACTATGAGTGCTACTGATAGTCAGCTTGATGGACTTGGCTTGGTGGATGACTTTGTCTTAACACTAAATGCAACTTTGGAGGCTACTGCCCAAGGCCTTGAGGGCGAAGCCTTGCTGGGGGTGACAGTTAGTCCTCCTCCACTTTTGAGATTGATTCCAGGTCAAGTGCTGGAAAGTACAGGTCAATCCATTCTTAGTACTATTCTGCTTGGCATTAAGGCTCGTGTTAGGCAGCAACTAGTTGATGATTTTAGGAATTGGTGTGAAGAGTAA
- a CDS encoding ribonuclease HII encodes MVLNESQIVGVDEVGRGALFGPVFAGAVGLNNELARQTLLNAGLKDSKALTAKKRAMLVPLIKQNAKHWALGQSSAKEIDSIGIRKATELAMLRALQKLNHPISLLLVDGVLPLRLWYGPQKTLVHGDSKSAEIAAASVLAKEGRDEVIKRLATRYPAYGLKTNVGYGTQLHRKVLLTLGPTSLHRKSFLTKLSL; translated from the coding sequence ATGGTTCTTAATGAAAGCCAAATCGTAGGAGTAGATGAAGTTGGCAGAGGGGCTTTATTTGGGCCAGTCTTTGCAGGTGCAGTTGGTCTAAATAATGAGCTTGCTCGACAAACTTTGCTAAACGCTGGTTTAAAAGACAGCAAAGCCTTAACAGCAAAGAAAAGAGCAATGCTTGTTCCTCTTATTAAACAAAACGCTAAGCACTGGGCTCTAGGTCAATCATCTGCTAAAGAAATCGACTCAATTGGTATCAGGAAAGCCACTGAGCTAGCAATGCTAAGAGCCCTCCAAAAACTTAACCATCCAATCAGTCTGCTTTTAGTTGATGGAGTGCTGCCCCTCAGGCTGTGGTATGGACCTCAAAAAACATTGGTACACGGAGATAGTAAATCTGCTGAAATTGCAGCAGCAAGTGTTCTAGCCAAAGAAGGACGTGATGAAGTTATTAAACGCTTAGCAACGCGATACCCCGCATATGGTCTTAAAACAAATGTAGGTTACGGAACCCAATTGCACAGAAAGGTACTTCTAACTCTAGGCCCAACCTCTTTGCATCGTAAGTCGTTTCTAACCAAACTAAGTCTTTAA
- a CDS encoding Rne/Rng family ribonuclease has translation MPQQIVIAEQLRIAAVLTDERVDELIVAQGRYQIGDVYLGTVENVLPGIDAAFVNIGESEKNGFIHVTDLGPLRLKKGQAGITELLEPRQPVLVQVMKEPTGTKGPRLTGNLSLPGRYLVLQPHNQGVNISRRISSEGERNRLRALGVLIKPPGNGLLIRTEAEGVTEELLIDDLESLLQQWEAIQQASESYPPPVLLNRDEDFINRILRDHIGPDLIRVVVDQAKAVDRVSSFLAQDSPNVLVESHSGANSLLDQFRINTAINDALKPRVDLPSGGYIIIEPTEALTVIDVNSGSFTRSANARETVLWTNCEAAIEIARQLKLRNIGGVIIIDFIDMESRRDQLQLLEYFTSAVRNDSSRPQIAQLTELGLVELTRKRQGQNIYELFGKTCQNCGGLGHIASLPGIDLLQPLATASGLVRSTSTTKSTEQISLESNNLPRKRLGKNRSNEVNSLSVQGGAQRLQETSTETTSSEVSSHRQEPELIGVQMSSEQEEVFSYLGLNPVLLLEPTPTNDNLLVRIVRPGEEVEKVLEESQNQMAATAQRRRKRGRSGNGNTNRVITRGTIDHQSSIGGEEITPTISQETQKEAISIPTTSTEENDQLTTPEFSESDPSAQIEKEVEDPRRRRRRSSATNENGS, from the coding sequence ATGCCCCAGCAAATTGTCATCGCAGAGCAGTTGCGTATAGCAGCAGTGCTCACAGATGAGCGAGTAGATGAATTAATCGTCGCCCAAGGTCGCTACCAAATTGGAGATGTCTATCTAGGGACGGTTGAAAACGTTCTCCCTGGAATAGATGCAGCTTTTGTAAATATCGGAGAAAGTGAAAAGAATGGATTTATTCATGTCACGGATTTAGGCCCCTTAAGGCTTAAAAAAGGGCAAGCAGGAATTACTGAACTGCTAGAGCCTCGGCAGCCTGTATTAGTGCAGGTAATGAAGGAACCAACAGGAACCAAAGGTCCCAGACTCACAGGGAACCTGTCTCTACCAGGTCGTTACTTAGTACTTCAACCTCATAATCAAGGAGTCAATATCTCTCGACGAATAAGCTCTGAGGGAGAGCGAAATCGACTTAGAGCTCTTGGAGTCTTAATTAAGCCACCTGGCAATGGCCTTTTAATTCGTACTGAAGCAGAAGGTGTCACCGAAGAATTATTAATCGATGACCTTGAAAGTCTTCTTCAACAGTGGGAAGCTATCCAACAAGCCTCTGAAAGCTACCCACCACCAGTACTACTAAATCGAGACGAAGATTTCATTAATCGCATACTCAGAGATCATATAGGTCCTGATTTAATACGAGTTGTAGTTGATCAAGCTAAGGCCGTTGATCGTGTCAGTAGTTTTCTAGCTCAAGATAGTCCTAATGTATTAGTTGAATCTCATAGCGGTGCAAATAGTTTACTTGATCAATTCAGAATAAACACAGCAATTAATGATGCGCTAAAACCAAGAGTGGATCTTCCTTCAGGTGGTTATATCATTATCGAGCCAACTGAAGCTCTCACAGTTATCGATGTCAATTCAGGCTCTTTTACACGGTCAGCAAATGCTCGAGAAACTGTCTTATGGACGAATTGTGAAGCAGCAATCGAGATCGCTAGGCAATTAAAGCTTCGCAATATCGGGGGGGTAATCATTATCGATTTCATAGATATGGAGTCAAGAAGAGATCAATTACAGTTACTAGAATATTTCACTTCAGCAGTCCGAAATGACTCTTCGCGTCCACAAATTGCACAGCTTACTGAATTAGGACTTGTTGAACTAACTAGAAAGCGCCAAGGCCAAAATATTTATGAGTTATTTGGGAAGACATGCCAAAACTGTGGTGGTCTTGGACACATCGCTTCCTTGCCTGGCATTGACTTACTACAACCTCTAGCCACAGCTAGTGGTTTAGTGAGATCTACTAGTACTACCAAATCAACTGAACAAATTTCATTAGAGAGCAACAATCTTCCTCGAAAACGGTTAGGAAAAAACCGTAGCAATGAAGTCAACTCACTCTCAGTTCAAGGCGGGGCCCAAAGACTCCAAGAAACTTCAACGGAAACAACTTCTTCAGAAGTCTCAAGTCATAGGCAAGAGCCAGAACTCATTGGCGTCCAAATGAGTTCTGAACAGGAAGAAGTTTTTAGTTATTTGGGGTTAAATCCTGTTCTCTTGCTGGAACCTACACCAACCAATGACAACTTGTTAGTACGCATAGTTAGACCTGGAGAAGAAGTAGAAAAAGTTTTAGAAGAGTCCCAAAATCAAATGGCTGCAACAGCGCAACGTCGCCGGAAAAGAGGCAGAAGTGGCAATGGGAATACCAATCGAGTAATTACCCGAGGCACTATTGACCATCAATCATCAATTGGTGGAGAAGAAATCACTCCCACCATTTCTCAAGAGACACAAAAAGAGGCTATAAGTATCCCGACCACTTCAACTGAAGAAAATGACCAATTAACAACCCCTGAATTTTCAGAATCTGATCCTTCCGCACAAATAGAAAAAGAAGTCGAAGATCCTCGTCGTCGTAGGAGACGTTCGTCTGCTACCAACGAAAATGGTTCTTAA
- a CDS encoding TIGR03960 family B12-binding radical SAM protein codes for MLIASNKSLNQCLQLEPIDFKKLVDVEIAKPARYMGHELGVKERDWDSAKVRWALTYPDLYEIGISNSGHIILYSILNTVPGQLCDRAYMPAIDLSRRLRERSISLFAVESRRPLYAFDILGFSLSYELIATNILDMLDLSAIPLYAADRTDLPIDHPNSPPLIFAGGPTATSNPEPYAKFFDFIALGDGEELLPEIGLVVAESKKNKLSRHALLLDLSEIPGVYVPSLYKDGTNSCSLSPIEPSIQKRVIRRVATPMPQYAIGLVPYIETVHDRLTVEIRRGCTRGCRFCQPGMLTRPARDVDPKEVINAVEAGMKETGYSDFSLLSLSCSDYLALPAVGVELRKRLSDQNISLQLPSQRIDRFNDDIAHILGGNRKAGLTFAPEAGTQRLRDVVNKGLTDADLLKGIRTAMESGYRKVKLYFMLGLPSETSEDVLGIASTCQMLQEKCLDLGRLKLHLTISNFTPKPHTPFQWHSVSKAQLERKQELLKDQLLSLKNIKANFTDIRLSAMEDFIGRGDRRLSDVIEKAWREGAGMDAWYESLDRTYEAWRKAIAHAGLEGKYRKFEIGEWDSVEALRGNELIKFCTKPLPWDHIDTGIDKSWLAEDLQRALDEKIVPDCSFDSCSKCGVCGPELGHNVIVPAPKVPAQVPQQSPPTQRLCRIRFQFSKRNPIELLSHLDILRLFERALRRSQLPVSYSGGFHPLPRLQIALALPLGVEALGEWVDIDFFQPVEAEIVRQKLQKNLPQGLNLINAKIKPISKTSLAQEIAASIWSFNLTVISKCNPTQAEWKAAINSLLMAKELIWNDTDKKGRPRKRNCRPELSSLGMDINRNKGEALIALKGVRMQLNAVIDKQGRSIKPIQIKHWVEESLGLPLEISNVQRDEIQLLKC; via the coding sequence ATGCTTATTGCCTCAAACAAGTCTCTAAATCAATGTCTGCAACTAGAGCCAATTGATTTTAAAAAATTGGTGGATGTTGAAATCGCGAAACCTGCAAGATATATGGGTCATGAATTAGGAGTTAAAGAACGTGACTGGGACAGCGCAAAGGTGAGATGGGCACTAACTTACCCAGATCTTTACGAAATAGGAATAAGCAATTCTGGGCATATAATTCTGTATTCAATTTTAAATACAGTCCCCGGCCAACTCTGTGACCGGGCATATATGCCTGCAATTGATCTATCTAGACGACTAAGAGAACGCTCTATATCTTTATTTGCAGTAGAAAGTCGAAGACCACTTTATGCATTCGACATACTTGGCTTCAGTCTCAGTTATGAGTTAATTGCAACCAACATTTTAGACATGTTGGATTTATCAGCTATACCTTTGTACGCAGCAGATCGTACCGATCTACCTATAGATCACCCAAACTCGCCACCACTCATATTTGCTGGTGGTCCAACAGCTACAAGCAATCCTGAACCCTACGCAAAGTTCTTCGATTTTATTGCGCTTGGCGATGGAGAAGAGCTATTGCCAGAAATTGGTCTTGTAGTGGCCGAATCCAAAAAAAACAAACTTTCCCGTCATGCATTACTTCTAGATCTCTCTGAAATTCCAGGGGTTTATGTACCTTCTCTATACAAAGATGGGACAAATTCATGCTCACTTTCCCCTATTGAACCATCAATACAGAAAAGAGTAATAAGACGAGTAGCAACACCAATGCCCCAATATGCAATAGGTTTAGTCCCATATATCGAAACAGTTCATGATCGACTGACTGTAGAAATACGCAGAGGTTGTACACGTGGGTGCCGTTTTTGCCAGCCAGGGATGCTGACAAGACCGGCAAGAGATGTTGATCCAAAAGAAGTCATCAATGCAGTTGAAGCGGGTATGAAAGAAACTGGGTATAGCGACTTTTCCTTACTCTCCCTTAGTTGCAGTGATTATTTAGCCTTACCTGCAGTAGGAGTGGAGCTTCGAAAAAGGCTTTCAGACCAAAACATCTCATTGCAATTACCAAGCCAACGAATAGATCGATTTAATGACGATATTGCTCACATCCTTGGTGGGAACAGGAAAGCAGGACTGACCTTTGCCCCAGAAGCTGGCACTCAAAGATTAAGAGACGTAGTCAACAAAGGACTTACCGATGCTGATCTTCTGAAAGGAATTCGCACTGCTATGGAAAGCGGATACCGAAAGGTAAAGCTCTACTTCATGCTTGGACTCCCTAGTGAAACCTCTGAAGACGTTTTAGGAATTGCCTCAACCTGTCAAATGCTTCAAGAAAAATGTCTTGACTTAGGCAGATTAAAATTGCACTTAACCATTAGCAATTTCACTCCAAAGCCTCATACTCCATTTCAATGGCACAGTGTTTCTAAAGCACAATTAGAGCGCAAGCAAGAACTACTGAAGGATCAATTACTTTCTCTTAAAAACATCAAAGCAAACTTCACTGATATACGACTATCTGCAATGGAAGACTTCATTGGCCGAGGAGATAGACGGCTATCAGATGTCATAGAAAAAGCTTGGAGAGAAGGTGCTGGAATGGACGCATGGTACGAATCTTTGGATCGTACTTATGAAGCATGGCGAAAAGCTATTGCGCATGCTGGGCTCGAAGGTAAGTACAGAAAATTTGAAATAGGGGAATGGGATTCTGTAGAAGCTTTGAGAGGCAATGAACTAATCAAATTTTGTACCAAACCACTACCTTGGGATCACATTGATACAGGCATAGACAAGAGTTGGTTAGCAGAAGACCTTCAAAGAGCTCTAGATGAAAAAATAGTCCCAGATTGTTCATTTGATAGCTGCAGCAAATGTGGAGTTTGCGGTCCTGAGCTAGGGCATAACGTAATTGTTCCAGCCCCAAAAGTCCCGGCACAGGTACCTCAACAATCACCTCCAACACAGCGACTCTGTCGAATTCGATTCCAATTTTCTAAGCGAAATCCTATAGAACTCCTAAGTCATCTGGATATTTTGCGCCTATTTGAAAGAGCTCTTCGACGAAGCCAGTTACCAGTGAGTTATAGCGGTGGGTTTCATCCCCTTCCACGATTACAAATTGCTCTTGCTTTACCGCTAGGAGTTGAAGCCTTAGGAGAATGGGTAGATATTGATTTCTTCCAGCCAGTTGAGGCCGAAATCGTCAGGCAAAAGCTACAAAAAAACCTTCCACAAGGCCTCAATCTAATTAATGCAAAAATTAAACCTATAAGTAAAACCAGTCTTGCACAAGAAATAGCTGCTTCGATTTGGAGTTTTAACCTAACAGTGATTTCAAAATGTAATCCAACTCAAGCCGAGTGGAAGGCAGCAATTAACTCACTTTTAATGGCAAAGGAATTAATTTGGAATGATACGGACAAAAAAGGAAGGCCCAGGAAACGAAACTGTCGTCCAGAACTATCTTCCTTGGGAATGGATATCAATAGAAATAAAGGAGAAGCATTAATCGCACTTAAAGGAGTCCGAATGCAACTCAATGCAGTTATAGATAAACAAGGAAGGAGTATTAAGCCTATACAAATCAAACACTGGGTAGAGGAATCCCTTGGTCTCCCACTGGAAATATCCAACGTGCAAAGAGATGAAATCCAGTTACTTAAATGCTAG
- a CDS encoding LL-diaminopimelate aminotransferase: protein MVLVNSNYLKLKAGYLFPEIARRVKAFSLAHPKANLIRLGIGDVTEPLPLVCRDAMKIAIDEMGTESGFHGYGPEQGYLWLREKIAKWDYQERSCQVSADEIFISDGSKCDSSNILDILGEANRIAVTDPVYPVYVDSNVMSGRTGDALDVGQYQGLTYLPINENNNFQAQIPVGAVDLIYLCFPNNPTGAVASKEQLAEWVAYAQKHDALILFDAAYESFIQDESLPHSIYEIDGARNCAIEFRSFSKNAGFTGTRCAFTVIPKTLKGKDNNSNPVELWSLWNRRQSTKFNGVSYIVQRGAEAVYSEQGQLQIKSLVGFYMENAAIIRRSLIGAGFTVYGGEHAPYVWIKVPEGMNSWNFFDFLLEKANVVGTPGSGFGVSGEGYFRLSAFNSRMNVEEAMQRIVNLK, encoded by the coding sequence GTGGTTCTGGTCAATTCCAATTACCTCAAACTTAAAGCCGGCTATCTCTTTCCTGAGATTGCTAGAAGAGTTAAAGCCTTTAGCTTGGCTCATCCAAAGGCCAATTTAATTCGGTTGGGCATCGGGGATGTCACAGAACCTCTTCCGTTAGTTTGTAGAGATGCTATGAAAATAGCCATTGATGAAATGGGGACAGAATCTGGCTTTCATGGTTATGGCCCCGAACAAGGATATTTGTGGCTTCGAGAAAAGATTGCGAAATGGGATTATCAAGAACGTTCTTGTCAGGTAAGTGCAGATGAGATCTTTATTTCTGATGGCTCCAAGTGTGATAGCAGTAACATTCTTGATATTCTTGGAGAAGCTAATCGAATTGCTGTTACCGACCCTGTTTATCCCGTTTATGTGGATAGCAATGTCATGTCAGGTAGAACAGGCGACGCATTAGATGTCGGACAGTATCAAGGCCTTACTTACTTACCAATAAATGAAAATAATAATTTTCAGGCTCAGATCCCTGTTGGAGCAGTGGATCTAATTTATCTTTGCTTCCCTAATAACCCTACTGGTGCAGTTGCGTCTAAGGAACAGTTGGCTGAATGGGTTGCTTATGCTCAAAAGCATGACGCATTAATTCTTTTTGATGCTGCCTATGAGTCTTTTATTCAAGATGAATCTTTACCTCATTCGATATATGAAATTGATGGTGCACGCAATTGCGCAATTGAATTTCGGTCCTTTTCTAAAAATGCAGGGTTTACAGGAACTCGTTGTGCTTTCACAGTCATTCCTAAAACCTTGAAAGGTAAAGATAATAATAGTAATCCAGTAGAACTTTGGAGCCTGTGGAATCGTCGACAGAGCACTAAATTTAATGGAGTTAGTTATATTGTTCAAAGAGGAGCAGAAGCTGTTTATTCAGAGCAAGGTCAGCTGCAAATAAAATCTCTTGTTGGTTTTTATATGGAAAATGCAGCAATAATTAGACGCTCATTAATTGGAGCAGGCTTTACAGTTTATGGAGGGGAACATGCCCCTTATGTATGGATCAAGGTTCCAGAAGGAATGAATTCATGGAATTTCTTTGATTTTTTACTTGAAAAAGCTAATGTGGTAGGTACTCCTGGGAGTGGTTTTGGAGTATCTGGAGAGGGTTACTTTCGGTTGTCGGCCTTTAATAGCCGTATGAATGTTGAAGAAGCAATGCAAAGAATCGTCAATTTAAAATGA
- the clpS gene encoding ATP-dependent Clp protease adapter ClpS: MVLGTIARPGGTTVVEKKVERVRKLSPRYKVLLHNDPVNTMEYVVKTLRQVVPQLSEQDAIAVMLETHNTGIGLVIICDIEPAEFYSQTLNSKGLTSTIEKET; the protein is encoded by the coding sequence TTGGTGTTAGGAACTATAGCCAGACCTGGTGGGACAACAGTTGTAGAAAAGAAAGTAGAGAGAGTTCGTAAGTTATCGCCTAGGTATAAAGTTTTGCTGCATAATGACCCTGTAAATACTATGGAATATGTCGTGAAGACGTTACGCCAAGTTGTTCCACAACTTAGTGAACAAGATGCAATAGCAGTCATGCTTGAAACTCATAATACAGGAATTGGATTAGTTATTATTTGTGATATTGAGCCAGCTGAGTTTTATTCCCAAACTCTTAACTCTAAGGGTTTAACAAGTACCATTGAAAAAGAAACCTGA